In Lachnospiraceae bacterium, one DNA window encodes the following:
- a CDS encoding SH3 domain-containing protein, producing the protein MKKITLFLSALLLSASLVVPAFAASPYDGLAVANVKNEPLNMRTGPSTDADIIGKCYRGCGGTVLERKNGWTRIHSGKLEGWLKDDYLLYGTDIKPLAQEMGLLSASVTAVTLNIREDPSTDAAIIKQAAQGEAFPVSSTSEGWIKIQLPADTYGYICAEYAKISPVPGKAVDAKEEAAALHSVDKPQEKPAYIISATDDEIYLLAACTAMETGDGSYDEQLAVASCIINRVQSKQWGQSISSVIYADGQFPGAHSGLLDSFLSQGPSKTALKAAKAALSGSNNIGDYLYFNSVRRISPENYSSYKIVGDNCFYKK; encoded by the coding sequence ATGAAAAAAATAACCCTTTTTCTATCTGCTTTACTTCTTTCTGCCTCTTTAGTTGTTCCGGCCTTTGCTGCTTCTCCCTATGACGGTCTTGCAGTTGCAAATGTAAAAAACGAACCGCTGAACATGAGGACCGGGCCTTCTACAGATGCTGATATCATCGGAAAATGTTACCGCGGCTGCGGCGGAACTGTCCTAGAGCGCAAAAACGGCTGGACACGTATCCACTCTGGCAAACTGGAAGGCTGGCTTAAAGATGACTATCTGTTGTATGGTACAGATATAAAACCTCTTGCCCAGGAGATGGGACTTTTATCAGCCAGCGTCACTGCCGTTACATTAAATATACGTGAAGATCCTTCAACGGATGCTGCGATCATAAAGCAGGCCGCCCAAGGAGAAGCCTTTCCGGTCTCAAGTACCTCAGAAGGCTGGATCAAGATCCAGCTTCCGGCTGATACATATGGATATATTTGTGCAGAATATGCGAAGATCTCTCCGGTTCCAGGTAAAGCCGTTGATGCAAAAGAAGAGGCGGCTGCTCTTCATTCCGTTGATAAACCCCAGGAAAAACCTGCTTATATCATTTCCGCAACAGATGACGAGATCTATCTCCTTGCTGCCTGCACAGCAATGGAAACAGGAGATGGTTCCTACGATGAGCAGCTGGCCGTTGCAAGCTGTATTATCAATCGTGTCCAGTCAAAGCAATGGGGACAGAGTATTTCCAGTGTCATCTATGCAGATGGGCAGTTTCCCGGCGCACATTCCGGTCTGTTAGACAGCTTTCTTTCCCAGGGGCCATCTAAGACTGCTCTTAAGGCTGCCAAAGCTGCTCTTAGCGGTTCCAACAACATCGGGGATTATCTTTATTTTAATTCTGTCAGAAGGATCTCCCCTGAAAATTATTCATCCTATAAAATTGTGGGTGATAACTGTTTTTATAAGAAATAA
- a CDS encoding IS4 family transposase: protein MKPKQVKQILLSEIKKVSDRADEFCLNPGKCFVRKRKLSFETVIRGIIGMESKSLTNELIDMFDSSPEMPSASAFVQQRSKIKPDAFKTIFESFTSKITTKKSDTLRILAVDGSDVQIATNPGDSTSYHPGSNGQKPYNLLHLNALYDLEHHIYTDAVIQGRLNWNEHSALQEMVDRSDISKALVVADRCYESYNNMAHIQEKGWYFLIRIKDGKNGIKQGLDLPDSDEFDEKINLRLTRKQTKETKELFKRKNYYKFVPSTTSFEYLPLKSKKNDPAVFYELNFRIVRFKVTDELYETVLTNLDKDVYPPEKLRELYASRWGIETSFRDLKYTVGMLDFHSKKVMCIHQEIYAHLIMYNFAEMITSHIVIEKKQRKYTYKANFSIAAHMCRLFYRGKATSPNLETIIARHIIPVRNDRHRKRNLTIKVFHGFLYRVA from the coding sequence ATGAAACCCAAACAGGTAAAACAAATTTTATTATCTGAAATTAAAAAAGTTTCAGATAGAGCAGATGAATTCTGTCTTAATCCTGGTAAGTGCTTCGTTAGAAAACGCAAACTATCATTTGAGACAGTTATACGAGGCATTATAGGGATGGAAAGTAAAAGCTTAACAAATGAACTAATCGATATGTTTGATTCATCACCTGAAATGCCTTCAGCATCTGCCTTTGTACAGCAACGAAGTAAAATTAAACCAGATGCATTTAAAACTATTTTTGAAAGTTTCACCTCAAAAATCACTACTAAAAAATCTGATACGCTTCGTATCCTTGCAGTTGATGGCTCAGATGTTCAAATAGCTACGAATCCTGGCGATTCCACTTCCTATCATCCAGGAAGTAATGGACAAAAACCGTATAATCTCTTACATTTAAATGCTTTGTATGATTTAGAACATCATATTTATACAGATGCCGTTATTCAAGGTCGCTTGAATTGGAATGAACATTCCGCACTTCAGGAAATGGTTGATAGATCAGATATTTCAAAGGCACTTGTTGTTGCTGATAGATGTTATGAGTCATATAACAACATGGCACATATCCAAGAAAAAGGATGGTATTTTTTAATACGAATCAAGGATGGAAAAAATGGAATAAAGCAAGGCTTGGACTTACCTGATAGTGATGAATTTGACGAAAAAATAAACTTGCGATTAACACGAAAACAGACAAAAGAAACGAAAGAATTATTCAAAAGAAAAAATTACTATAAATTCGTACCAAGTACTACTTCCTTTGAGTATCTTCCTCTGAAATCAAAGAAAAATGATCCAGCAGTTTTTTACGAACTTAATTTCAGAATTGTTCGCTTCAAGGTGACAGATGAACTCTATGAAACAGTACTTACAAATTTAGATAAGGATGTATACCCACCTGAAAAACTAAGAGAATTGTATGCATCACGATGGGGGATTGAAACATCTTTTAGAGATTTAAAATATACTGTAGGAATGTTAGATTTTCATTCCAAAAAGGTGATGTGTATCCATCAAGAAATATACGCACATCTAATTATGTATAACTTTGCAGAAATGATTACCTCGCACATAGTCATTGAAAAGAAGCAAAGAAAATATACATATAAAGCCAATTTTTCGATTGCAGCTCACATGTGCAGATTATTCTATAGAGGAAAAGCCACATCACCCAATTTAGAAACCATTATAGCAAGACATATCATTCCTGTAAGGAATGATAGACATCGTAAAAGAAATCTTACGATCAAAGTCTTTCATGGTTTCCTATATAGAGTAGCATAA
- a CDS encoding NCS2 family permease: MSLEKLFHLKENHTDVKTEVLAGITTFMTMAYILAVNPGILGATGMDSGAVFTATAVSALFATLCMAFMANYPFVLAPGMGLNAYFAYTVVLQMGYSWEMALTAVFAEGIIFILLSLTNVREKIFNAIPMTLKHSVSAGIGLFIAFIGLQNAKIVVDGATLVGLYSFKAAVQNGTFSTEGITVLLALIGILITAVLLVKQVKGGILWGILATWILGIICQLAGIYQVNPEAGAYSLLPDFSNGIAIPSMAPTFLKMDFSRLFSLDFFVVVFAFLFVDLFDTLGTLIGVASKADMLDKDGKLPKIRGALMSDAIGTTVGAMFGTSTVTTFVESASGVAEGGRTGLTAAVAAILFGLSLFLSPIFLAIPSFATAPALIVVGFLMISSILKIDFNDYTESIPAYIGIIAMPFMYSISEGISLGIISYVVINLVCGKANEKKISPLLYILAVLFVLKYIML, encoded by the coding sequence ATGAGTCTGGAAAAATTGTTTCACCTGAAGGAAAACCACACAGACGTCAAAACAGAGGTGTTAGCGGGAATTACCACCTTCATGACCATGGCCTATATCCTGGCTGTTAATCCGGGTATCCTAGGCGCTACAGGTATGGATAGCGGTGCTGTTTTTACAGCAACTGCAGTTTCAGCATTGTTTGCTACCTTATGTATGGCATTTATGGCAAACTATCCATTTGTACTGGCACCTGGTATGGGCTTAAATGCGTATTTTGCTTATACCGTAGTTTTACAGATGGGTTATTCATGGGAAATGGCTTTAACGGCTGTATTTGCAGAAGGTATCATTTTCATTCTTCTGTCATTGACCAATGTACGTGAAAAAATCTTCAATGCTATCCCAATGACATTGAAACATTCTGTATCTGCCGGTATTGGTCTTTTTATCGCTTTTATCGGTTTGCAGAACGCAAAGATCGTAGTAGACGGAGCTACATTGGTAGGTCTTTATTCCTTTAAGGCAGCTGTTCAGAATGGTACATTTTCTACAGAAGGGATCACAGTCCTGTTAGCGCTGATCGGTATTTTGATCACAGCTGTTTTACTGGTAAAACAGGTAAAGGGAGGTATCCTTTGGGGTATCCTTGCTACATGGATTTTAGGCATCATCTGCCAGTTAGCAGGTATCTACCAGGTAAACCCGGAGGCAGGAGCTTACAGCCTTCTCCCGGATTTTTCCAATGGGATTGCGATTCCAAGCATGGCCCCAACTTTTTTGAAGATGGATTTCAGCCGTCTGTTCTCACTGGATTTCTTTGTAGTTGTATTTGCATTCCTGTTTGTAGATCTGTTTGACACCTTAGGAACACTGATCGGTGTTGCTTCCAAGGCAGATATGCTGGACAAAGACGGCAAGCTTCCAAAGATCCGCGGCGCTCTTATGTCTGACGCCATTGGTACTACTGTAGGTGCTATGTTTGGTACATCTACTGTAACTACGTTCGTAGAAAGTGCTTCCGGCGTAGCAGAAGGCGGAAGAACCGGACTGACCGCTGCAGTTGCAGCTATCCTTTTTGGACTGTCCCTGTTCTTATCACCGATCTTCCTTGCGATCCCGTCCTTTGCAACAGCACCGGCGCTGATCGTTGTAGGATTTTTAATGATCTCATCTATTCTTAAAATTGATTTTAATGATTATACGGAATCCATTCCTGCATACATCGGTATCATTGCAATGCCTTTTATGTACAGTATTTCTGAAGGTATTTCTTTAGGAATCATTTCCTATGTAGTGATCAATCTGGTATGTGGTAAGGCAAACGAAAAGAAGATCAGTCCACTGCTTTATATTCTGGCAGTACTTTTTGTACTGAAGTATATTATGCTGTAA
- the pepT gene encoding peptidase T, whose amino-acid sequence MKTTDYSVTERFLRYISYDTQSKEEEEQVPSTKKQLEFSILLAAELKEMGISNVRMDGHGYIYGEIPANTEETVMSLGFIAHMDTSPALSGKDVKPQLVENYDGCDICLNKEKDIWLLTSDFPEIKKYKGKTLITTDGTTLLGADDKAGVAEIMTMAAWFLSHPEEKHGKICIAFTPDEEVGRGADFFNVEDFGAEAAYTVDGGALGELEYENFNAASGHVVIQGKSIHPGSAKGKMKNALLVAMEFQALLPAFENPMYTEGYEGFYHLDRMEGDVECTQMAYIIRDHDREKFQQKKAFFEKAAEFLNVKYGAGTVTVAVKDSYYNMKEKIEPHMELIHIAEKAMKKNGVEPVISPVRGGTDGARLSYMGLPCPNLCTGGHNYHGKYEYVCVESMEQTVQILTEIVKSFATGKNVD is encoded by the coding sequence ATGAAAACAACAGATTATTCTGTTACGGAACGCTTTTTACGCTATATTTCCTATGATACCCAGTCAAAAGAAGAGGAAGAACAGGTTCCAAGTACAAAGAAGCAGTTAGAATTTAGTATACTTCTTGCTGCAGAATTAAAGGAAATGGGTATATCCAATGTGCGTATGGACGGACATGGATATATTTACGGTGAGATCCCAGCAAATACAGAAGAGACAGTTATGTCATTAGGCTTTATCGCCCATATGGACACGTCACCGGCCCTTTCAGGCAAAGATGTAAAGCCTCAGCTAGTAGAAAACTATGATGGCTGTGATATCTGCTTAAACAAAGAAAAGGATATCTGGCTCCTTACTTCTGATTTTCCGGAAATAAAAAAGTATAAGGGAAAAACACTGATCACTACAGATGGAACTACACTGTTGGGAGCAGATGATAAAGCAGGTGTGGCAGAGATCATGACTATGGCAGCCTGGTTTTTAAGCCATCCGGAAGAAAAGCATGGAAAGATATGCATTGCTTTTACGCCGGACGAAGAGGTGGGAAGAGGTGCTGATTTCTTCAATGTAGAAGATTTTGGGGCAGAGGCGGCTTATACAGTAGACGGAGGAGCTTTAGGCGAACTGGAATACGAAAACTTTAATGCGGCTTCTGGTCATGTGGTGATACAGGGAAAGAGTATCCACCCGGGAAGCGCCAAGGGAAAAATGAAAAATGCATTGCTGGTAGCTATGGAATTTCAGGCTTTGCTTCCGGCATTTGAAAATCCTATGTATACAGAAGGCTACGAAGGCTTTTATCATCTAGACCGTATGGAAGGCGATGTAGAATGCACCCAGATGGCTTATATCATCCGGGATCATGACCGGGAGAAATTCCAACAGAAAAAGGCATTTTTCGAAAAAGCAGCTGAGTTTTTAAATGTAAAATACGGAGCAGGTACAGTAACTGTTGCAGTAAAAGATTCTTACTATAATATGAAAGAGAAGATAGAACCCCATATGGAATTGATCCATATTGCAGAGAAAGCCATGAAGAAAAACGGCGTTGAACCGGTGATCTCTCCAGTACGCGGGGGAACAGACGGCGCCAGATTATCCTATATGGGACTGCCCTGCCCCAACCTTTGCACAGGGGGACACAATTACCATGGAAAGTATGAATATGTATGTGTGGAGTCTATGGAACAGACTGTCCAGATCCTTACAGAAATTGTAAAAAGCTTTGCAACAGGAAAAAATGTGGATTAA
- the hisIE gene encoding bifunctional phosphoribosyl-AMP cyclohydrolase/phosphoribosyl-ATP diphosphatase HisIE, producing the protein MDNKKLIAGFGYQEGRISSWDGKRTYTQAVPQMAKHCCDNGVDEILVYDWSVTDEDHEAAIAVIKEVCREADAPVIAGGRVKRMEDVKKYLYAGASAVFLDMSKEENTDMIKEASDRFGKEKIYAYLPTDEYIDSVKDYEAAGASVMLLNTAGSVPSLLEMASISDSEASFLFFLQAKDDAKDTAESLKNAFGCGNICGAVLTFTEDNMDSSMTIKQSLKAAGISVDTFESSVDWKDFKLNSDGLIPVIVQDYKSNEVLMLAYMNEEAFDNTLATGRMTYFSRSRQAQWVKGETSGHFQYVKSLKIDCDNDTLLATVKQIGAACHTGNRSCFYTTLAEKEYKETNPLKVFEDVFNVILDRKKHPKEGSYTNYLFDKGIDKILKKVGEEATEIVIAAKNPDPEEVKYEISDFLYHIMVLMAEKGVTWEEITEELANR; encoded by the coding sequence ATGGATAATAAAAAACTGATCGCAGGTTTTGGCTATCAGGAAGGACGCATCAGCAGCTGGGATGGAAAGAGGACTTATACACAGGCTGTGCCACAGATGGCAAAGCACTGCTGTGATAATGGGGTTGACGAGATACTGGTCTATGACTGGTCTGTAACAGATGAGGATCATGAGGCTGCCATTGCAGTGATCAAAGAGGTGTGCAGGGAAGCAGATGCCCCGGTTATTGCAGGCGGCAGAGTAAAGCGCATGGAAGATGTAAAGAAATATCTTTATGCAGGAGCCAGTGCTGTATTTTTAGACATGAGCAAAGAAGAAAACACAGATATGATCAAAGAGGCTTCGGACCGCTTTGGAAAAGAGAAAATTTACGCTTATCTGCCAACAGACGAATATATTGACAGTGTAAAGGACTATGAGGCAGCAGGCGCATCTGTTATGCTTCTTAATACAGCAGGCAGTGTGCCCTCTTTACTGGAAATGGCTTCTATCAGCGACAGTGAGGCATCATTTTTATTCTTCTTACAGGCAAAGGACGATGCCAAAGATACAGCAGAAAGTCTGAAAAATGCCTTTGGCTGTGGAAATATCTGCGGTGCAGTTCTTACCTTTACAGAAGATAACATGGATTCTTCCATGACCATAAAGCAGTCTTTAAAGGCAGCGGGGATCTCTGTGGATACCTTTGAATCTTCTGTAGACTGGAAGGATTTTAAGTTAAACAGTGACGGTCTGATTCCGGTGATCGTTCAGGATTATAAGAGCAACGAAGTGTTAATGTTAGCCTATATGAATGAGGAGGCATTTGATAATACACTTGCTACCGGCCGTATGACTTATTTCAGCCGCAGCCGTCAGGCACAGTGGGTAAAGGGAGAGACCAGCGGACATTTCCAGTATGTAAAATCCTTAAAGATTGATTGTGACAATGATACCCTGCTTGCAACTGTAAAACAGATCGGGGCAGCCTGCCACACTGGAAATCGTTCCTGCTTCTACACCACGCTGGCAGAAAAGGAATATAAAGAGACCAATCCATTAAAGGTATTTGAAGATGTTTTCAATGTGATCTTAGACCGTAAGAAGCATCCAAAGGAAGGCTCTTATACAAACTATCTTTTTGACAAGGGAATTGATAAGATCTTAAAGAAGGTAGGAGAAGAAGCTACAGAGATCGTTATTGCAGCCAAGAATCCGGATCCGGAAGAAGTAAAATATGAGATTTCTGATTTTCTGTACCATATAATGGTATTAATGGCAGAAAAGGGTGTTACCTGGGAAGAAATCACAGAGGAACTGGCAAACCGGTAA
- the hisA gene encoding 1-(5-phosphoribosyl)-5-[(5-phosphoribosylamino)methylideneamino]imidazole-4-carboxamide isomerase, protein MQLYPAIDMKNGRCVRLCQGKFKNITVYSEHPEEIAALWQEKKATFLHLVDLDGALAGRSVNEETIKKIVSSVNIPVEIGGGIRSEEAVKNMLSLGVKRVIIGTKAVEEPEFLKDMVEKFGADAIAAGIDAKAGMVAIQGWEQVSTVTATELCLKMKEYGVKHIIYTDISRDGMLSGPNIPATKKLTLETGLDIIASGGVSCMEDLQSLYDAGISGAIIGKALYENRVDLEEAVCRFEK, encoded by the coding sequence ATGCAGCTGTATCCGGCAATTGATATGAAAAATGGAAGATGTGTCCGCCTGTGCCAGGGGAAATTTAAAAATATTACCGTATATTCTGAGCATCCAGAGGAGATTGCAGCTCTCTGGCAGGAAAAAAAAGCCACTTTTTTACATCTGGTAGATTTAGATGGTGCACTGGCAGGACGTTCTGTGAATGAAGAGACCATTAAAAAGATAGTTTCTTCTGTGAATATCCCTGTGGAGATCGGCGGCGGGATCCGTTCTGAAGAAGCTGTTAAAAATATGCTTTCTTTAGGGGTAAAGCGTGTGATCATAGGAACAAAGGCAGTAGAAGAGCCGGAGTTTTTAAAAGATATGGTGGAGAAATTCGGAGCAGATGCTATTGCAGCAGGCATTGATGCCAAAGCAGGCATGGTTGCGATCCAGGGATGGGAACAGGTAAGTACAGTTACAGCTACAGAACTTTGCCTGAAAATGAAAGAATACGGTGTAAAGCACATTATTTATACAGATATTTCCAGAGATGGTATGCTTTCAGGTCCAAATATCCCGGCAACAAAGAAACTGACTCTGGAAACAGGACTTGACATTATTGCTTCTGGAGGCGTATCCTGTATGGAAGATCTGCAGTCTCTTTATGATGCAGGGATCTCAGGAGCGATCATCGGAAAAGCTCTTTATGAAAACCGGGTGGACTTAGAAGAAGCAGTCTGCCGTTTTGAAAAATGA
- the hisB gene encoding imidazoleglycerol-phosphate dehydratase HisB, translating to MERIAQITRNTNETQIKMTLNLDGSGKANIHTGIGFFDHMLNSFARHGFFDLDLQVNGDLEVDTHHTIEDTGIVLGQAIRQAVGDKKGICRYGSQILPMDEALVICALDLCGRPYLVYDLNLDREKVGDLETEMVREFFYAVSYGGEMNLHLRQMSGSNNHHIIEGAFKAFAKALDEATGYDPRLTDVLSTKGSL from the coding sequence ATGGAACGCATTGCGCAGATCACACGAAATACCAATGAAACACAGATAAAAATGACCTTAAACCTGGACGGCAGCGGAAAAGCCAATATCCATACAGGCATCGGTTTTTTTGACCATATGTTAAACAGTTTTGCCCGTCATGGTTTTTTTGATCTGGATCTTCAGGTAAATGGGGATCTGGAGGTAGATACCCATCATACCATTGAGGATACGGGAATCGTTCTGGGACAGGCGATCCGCCAGGCAGTAGGTGATAAAAAAGGCATCTGCCGTTATGGCTCCCAGATTCTTCCTATGGACGAGGCATTAGTAATCTGTGCCCTGGATCTTTGCGGAAGACCTTATCTGGTCTATGATTTAAATCTTGACCGGGAAAAAGTTGGTGATCTGGAGACAGAAATGGTGCGGGAATTTTTCTACGCAGTATCATATGGCGGAGAAATGAACCTTCATCTGCGACAGATGTCCGGAAGCAACAATCACCATATTATTGAAGGGGCTTTTAAGGCATTTGCAAAGGCACTGGATGAGGCAACCGGTTATGATCCCCGTCTGACAGATGTATTATCTACAAAGGGAAGCCTGTAG
- the hisD gene encoding histidinol dehydrogenase, whose amino-acid sequence MRIVKLDEASMKNILADMLKRDPNNYDAYTETVQEIVDKVKVEGDRAVFDYTRKFDKAQINAENIRVTEAEIKEAMEEVDPHLLKVMKKSMENIRRYHEKQRRNSWFDSQPDGTILGQKITALESAGVYVPGGKAAYPSSVLMNIIPAEVAGVKRIVMVTPPGQDGKVNPVTLTAAHLAGATEVYKVGGAQAIAALAFGTESIPRVSKIVGPGNIFVALAKKAVYGHVSIDSIAGPSEILVVADETANPRYVAADLLSQAEHDELASAILVTTSMELAEKVSKEVDGFLQVLSRSGIIKKSLDNYGYILVVDTMDEAVETANNIAPEHLELVTANPFEVMTKIRNAGAIFIGEYSSEPLGDYFAGPNHILPTNGTAKFFSPLGVDDFIKKSSIIYYSREALKKAHRDIEDFAEAEHLTAHANSVRVRFE is encoded by the coding sequence ATGAGGATCGTAAAGTTAGACGAAGCATCTATGAAAAATATTCTGGCAGATATGTTAAAAAGAGACCCAAATAACTATGATGCCTATACAGAAACCGTGCAGGAGATCGTAGATAAGGTAAAAGTAGAAGGTGATAGGGCGGTTTTTGATTATACCAGAAAATTTGATAAAGCACAGATCAATGCAGAAAATATCCGGGTAACAGAAGCTGAGATTAAAGAAGCTATGGAAGAAGTTGATCCCCACCTGCTGAAAGTAATGAAAAAATCCATGGAAAACATCCGCCGTTACCATGAAAAACAGAGAAGGAACAGCTGGTTTGATTCCCAGCCTGACGGTACGATCTTAGGACAGAAGATCACTGCTTTAGAGAGTGCAGGTGTATATGTACCAGGCGGAAAAGCAGCGTACCCTTCTTCTGTACTTATGAACATTATCCCGGCAGAGGTAGCAGGTGTTAAGCGTATTGTAATGGTCACACCTCCTGGTCAGGATGGAAAGGTAAATCCTGTTACTTTAACAGCAGCGCATCTGGCTGGTGCTACGGAAGTTTATAAAGTAGGCGGTGCCCAGGCCATCGCAGCCCTTGCTTTCGGCACTGAGTCTATTCCAAGAGTCAGCAAGATCGTAGGACCTGGAAATATCTTTGTTGCGCTTGCAAAAAAGGCTGTATACGGCCATGTAAGCATTGACAGTATCGCAGGACCAAGTGAGATCTTAGTAGTAGCAGATGAAACAGCAAATCCAAGATATGTGGCAGCTGACCTGTTAAGCCAGGCAGAGCATGATGAGTTAGCCAGTGCTATTTTAGTTACCACCAGCATGGAGCTGGCTGAGAAAGTTTCTAAAGAAGTGGATGGCTTTTTACAGGTATTATCCAGAAGTGGGATCATAAAGAAATCTCTGGATAACTACGGCTATATCCTGGTAGTGGATACCATGGATGAAGCAGTTGAAACAGCCAATAACATTGCTCCGGAACATCTGGAGCTGGTAACGGCGAATCCTTTTGAAGTAATGACAAAGATCCGCAACGCAGGAGCTATTTTTATCGGTGAATACAGCTCTGAGCCGCTGGGAGACTATTTTGCAGGACCAAACCATATCCTTCCTACTAACGGGACAGCGAAATTCTTCTCACCTTTAGGTGTAGACGACTTTATTAAGAAATCCAGCATTATCTATTATTCCAGAGAAGCCCTGAAAAAGGCTCACAGGGATATTGAGGACTTTGCAGAGGCAGAACATCTGACTGCACATGCAAATTCTGTAAGGGTAAGATTTGAATGA
- the hisG gene encoding ATP phosphoribosyltransferase, whose translation MRYLTIALAKGRLALKAMDMFEQIGISCEEMKDKNSRKLIFVNEDLGIRFFLAKANDVPTYVEYGAADIGIVGRDTILEEGRRFYEVLDLAMGKCRMCVCGPESARERLKHHELIRVATKYPHIAKDYFYNQKYQTVEIIKLNGSIELAPIVGLSEVIVDIVETGSTLRENGLVVLEEVCDLSARMVVNQVSMKTENERITKIIKDFQGLLKEKERADK comes from the coding sequence ATGAGATATCTTACCATAGCATTAGCCAAGGGCCGTCTGGCTTTAAAGGCAATGGATATGTTTGAGCAGATCGGCATTTCCTGTGAGGAGATGAAGGACAAAAACTCCAGAAAGCTGATCTTTGTAAATGAAGACCTGGGCATCCGTTTCTTTTTAGCCAAGGCAAATGACGTTCCTACTTATGTAGAGTACGGTGCTGCAGACATTGGCATTGTAGGCCGTGATACCATTTTGGAGGAAGGAAGAAGATTTTATGAGGTACTGGACCTGGCGATGGGAAAATGCAGGATGTGTGTCTGCGGGCCTGAGTCAGCCAGGGAACGTTTAAAGCATCACGAGCTGATCCGCGTAGCTACCAAATATCCCCATATTGCAAAAGATTATTTCTATAATCAGAAATACCAGACTGTAGAGATCATTAAGTTAAACGGTTCTATTGAGCTGGCACCTATTGTAGGGCTTTCCGAGGTGATCGTGGATATCGTGGAGACAGGTTCTACCCTGAGGGAAAACGGATTAGTAGTTTTAGAAGAGGTCTGTGACCTTTCAGCACGTATGGTAGTCAACCAGGTAAGCATGAAGACAGAAAATGAGCGGATCACAAAGATCATCAAAGATTTTCAGGGACTTTTAAAAGAAAAAGAGAGGGCGGACAAATGA